TGTTTTCCTCCTGCACACAAGACACTGTCCACCAGACCACCttttatattgtgtgtgtgtgtgtgtgtgtgtgtggacaggcAGCCATGTTATCCAGCAGGACAGGAGGCGTGTGGCATTTTGAGCCACCGTTCGAGTCGACTCTGTCTGCCCCTCTCACTGGTGTCTGACCACATGAAACCCAGTCAAATAATACACTTCAATCCTTCAAAGTCATAGAAAACCAGTATTATAATTAAATGTTGGGATTATTGCGCCAAAAGTTAATTTCATAAATGCAAAACCGGTGGCTCAGAGCTGCATTTGCAAATTTCCATTTTGTCcctaatgtttatttttcattaactgCGTCAGTTATATTTTTAACTAAACTCTCATTTCCTTGAAACTGCTCTCTCAGTGACGACTGTATTCTTCTTTTggatattttacagtaaatacaatGAACTTTTTGTGGAAGTTGTGGCCCCTGCGGACAAAAGTGGTCGTGTTTCCATGAGTGATGATGCATAATGATTGTgcaaatctaaaaaaacatttaaagcaggTGCTGAAGTGTTTCCATGTGTTTCACCGCCTCATGTTGTGAAGATCTGTGTTTCCCCTGTATTCAGTGCAGGGCTTTAATGGCCATTTGGTTTAATTTTAAGCATTAAAACATTGCCCCCAGTGCTCTCTAATGAAAATCTTCCTCCTGCTTCCTTCTAGTCCTCTAGTACTACACACTGGCAAATGCCCATCAGTATTAATTTGAGGCTGTTTCAcaaccagttaaaaactccttgtaTTTGCAGAAAACACCTTGCATAAATTCTAATTACAAGGTTATAGCAGCTGTTGGTTCTCTGGGTTCAAGTTGGCTGATATTAGAAAGCAAGCTGAAGAACATTTTTACCAGACTGAACAAACAATCAAAAGGCAGAGCGCTTTCCAAGATTTCCACACTTGTGCAAAAATATTTGTGCTGCTCAGGCTCTGAGTGGGAATTCAGTCTGTGACAAAAATTTCCTCCTCAACGTTAACCTTCATGTATTTTTAGCCAAATATTTTAGATGTGGTGACGCTTTGTTTTCTCTGGGGaaatgtgttttgaaaataaattaaacttgcCTCCTTTTAGAATTAAAAACAGCTGAATTTGCAGTATGCACAAATGGAACATCACCAAAAACTACAGGCCCACCTGACCATCTCAACAGAAAGTAATTGTTggtttttaaatcaataaaacaatgaattaATGGGCAAATGTCAGGTTAAATATTGAGTGCTGAAGTTAAAAATTCCAAACTAAAGAAAGAATAAATTGATTATATTTTAACAGTTGTTTATCCATGCAAGAGTGCAAGAAAAGCCACATGTTGAACTTTCTGtgccaattaattaattaatttccatATGAAGTCACTGAATCACTCACTaatataatttctttgttttttctcttctctttctccagGCTGTCTGAAGAACTCCACAAGGGGACAGAATGGCAGTGAAGCGACGGTTCCTCCTCCGCTGAAATAACGGACACACTCCACTACATGAGACTGCTGACctgatttttaacaaaaatcagCATACGGTTATGGAACACTTTTTAAAGAAACACTACAGACTCAGTTTTTTTTAGTATGATTTAGTTTATTTCCTATTTATGACCCTTTTTATAACATCCCACAGAAGAAGCACTTGAAGGCTTCACTCTTGAATGGAGAGTATCGAAGCATTTATATGACAAAAATCAAGCATCGGCTTTTGGTGGATTATAGCAGCTTGTCGTTTGACGTTTGGGATCCGGACTACCTCTGATAATCCCACCTGGTCTTTTTGACGAGGGATCACCGCTGAGTGCACGAGGCAGTTGTGGCTTCGTGACACTCCGCCCCAGCTGCATTGGAAGATGTTCCAATTCAGCAAGTACCCCATGGACATTTTAGAGATGCTGAGTGGACACCAGGCCCACCAGTTCAAAGGCCTGGGACTAGAACGACAGCTGAGCCACCAGCAGCAGGTCCagctgcagcatcagcagcagctccagcagcagcaccagcccTCCGCCGACAGCTCCGGGAGCCTCCTGTCCGGCCTCGGCCTCGGCTCCCTCCAGAGCTCTCGCAGCAATGCCTTCGCCGACTCCTCGTCGTTATTTGCCAAAATGAGCGCCCCTCCGCCCTCCATCTCCCACCAGAGCCAGTCGTCCTCGTCGTCTCACAGCTCCCGCAAGTCGAGTAAGAtgagcagtagcagcagcagcagcagcgggagCTCGGGGTACCCCCAGTTCCTGCGGCCTTTTCACCCCGCCGAGGCCGCGCTGGCTCAGGAGCAGCTCCACTCCGGCATGGGACGCTTTGACTTTAGTGGGAGCAGCAGCGGAGGGAGCGCCGGAGTCATCGGGGGGGTGGTCACACCTGCACCCCCGCCTCCACCGCTGCATCCAGGTCTCTCTGTCCCCCAGCCCTCCTCTGGTCCCCCGACCTCCTCGCCCTCTCCCTCCACCTCTTCAGCCTCCAACAACCCCTCCAGCAGCACTGCAGTCCCCTTAGTCGGCCAGTCGGACCCCCGCAGCCTCCACCAGCAGTTCAGCTGCATGCTCGCTGCCAACCAGTACTTCCTGTCCGGCGTCCCCACCAACAGCAGCTTGGAGCAGTTCCTCGTCCAGCAAGGCACTCACAACCACTTGGGCTTGGGTCTAAGCCAAGGGGCCTCCGACTCAAACTCGGCCCTGGCCCCTCCCCCCGCCCTCCACTCCTCACACAGCCACAGCCACACAGCTCCGACgcctcagcagcagcaacagcagctgaCCTCTCATGCCTTATCTCACCCACACAGCCACACTCACCACCCGCACCCGCTCCACCCGGCTCCCCAGCCCGCCCCGCTGGGTGGCTTTGATTTCCAAGGCATTCCAGTCCTCTCTTCCAACCAGATAGCATCACTAATGCAGCAAGAGGCCggcctccccctccccctgcccctgcacctgtctctctctaaaGATGATTCAAAGTCAGGCGACAGAGAGAGTTCATCATCGTCTTCAGCCGGAGGAAGCAGGAGAAAGAAAGCGATGGCGGGCTACCTGCCCCAGAGGAAAACCGAGAGTAGTAGCCACAGTCACAGCAGCCACAGCCatagcagcagcagtgttgcTAACTGCCATAACAGCAGCTCAAGTGGGCACAGTCAGAGCTCCTCATCGGGCCTCGTGGGAGGAGGATCTGGGGGCGTCGGGATAAGTGGCATCGGAAGCGAGCCGCCGCATTCCTCTCTCCTTTCATCGTCCTCGCAGCAGTCatcctccactgtctcctcctcctcgtctgcCCCTCCCTCCTCTAACTCCACCTCTGTGCTCGTAGCCAACGGCAGCCGACAGTTGTCCAAATCCCAAGACAGCCACAGTAACAGTTCGTCTGGCCAGCCCGAGCCAGAGCCCCTTTACCACTGTGGTGAATGTGGTAAAACCTTCACCCACCTCTCCAGCCTTCGAAGGCATCTCCGCAGCCACGGCTTGACACCGGAAAGCCAGAGCAGGAAGTCAGACTGTAACTCCCCCAGCCCCGAGAGGATATTCTGCTGCGGCGAGTGCGGGAAGAGATTCAAAAAGAGGGGTCACCTCATCCAACACAGCGTCACCCACTCGGAGAACCGGCCTTTTGTCTGCAACATCTGCCAAAAGTCCTTCAACCGGCGAGAGTCGCTCACCAGACACGAGAAGATTCATGATGAGAAGCCTTTCCGCTGCCCGGCGTGCGGGCGTTGCTTCCGTGAGAGCACCTCTCTCCTGAACCACGCCGCGTCGGGCGCCTGTGGCAAACCTCCTCGGAGTTCAAAAAACCGGGGCAGCGGCGGAGGGAGCACGCCGAGCAGCAGTAAAATGGGAAGCAGCGGTGACAGGGTGGGACTCCCAAACGATGGGGCAGCAATGACGAATAACAAATATGCAACGGATTACTCCAGAAATCGCTACCAGAATCAGTCGACGTACAGCAGCACGGTCGACGACTACCGGCGATCACAATCCTCGTCTCTGTA
This genomic interval from Centropristis striata isolate RG_2023a ecotype Rhode Island chromosome 14, C.striata_1.0, whole genome shotgun sequence contains the following:
- the znf865 gene encoding zinc finger protein 865 codes for the protein MFQFSKYPMDILEMLSGHQAHQFKGLGLERQLSHQQQVQLQHQQQLQQQHQPSADSSGSLLSGLGLGSLQSSRSNAFADSSSLFAKMSAPPPSISHQSQSSSSSHSSRKSSKMSSSSSSSSGSSGYPQFLRPFHPAEAALAQEQLHSGMGRFDFSGSSSGGSAGVIGGVVTPAPPPPPLHPGLSVPQPSSGPPTSSPSPSTSSASNNPSSSTAVPLVGQSDPRSLHQQFSCMLAANQYFLSGVPTNSSLEQFLVQQGTHNHLGLGLSQGASDSNSALAPPPALHSSHSHSHTAPTPQQQQQQLTSHALSHPHSHTHHPHPLHPAPQPAPLGGFDFQGIPVLSSNQIASLMQQEAGLPLPLPLHLSLSKDDSKSGDRESSSSSSAGGSRRKKAMAGYLPQRKTESSSHSHSSHSHSSSSVANCHNSSSSGHSQSSSSGLVGGGSGGVGISGIGSEPPHSSLLSSSSQQSSSTVSSSSSAPPSSNSTSVLVANGSRQLSKSQDSHSNSSSGQPEPEPLYHCGECGKTFTHLSSLRRHLRSHGLTPESQSRKSDCNSPSPERIFCCGECGKRFKKRGHLIQHSVTHSENRPFVCNICQKSFNRRESLTRHEKIHDEKPFRCPACGRCFRESTSLLNHAASGACGKPPRSSKNRGSGGGSTPSSSKMGSSGDRVGLPNDGAAMTNNKYATDYSRNRYQNQSTYSSTVDDYRRSQSSSLYSSESTLASEMTSQTLRKAPLAPTLHPHPQSQHHHHQQPPPPQQPQPHLPLSSLLDDSEDEVTSSAMSAIAAAAAASCDLNAEGRDGERRDIIGGLLGGLGFGNLGGPSSTSSLNGSTMPLTHPSHPHSKPRRPRKPREKRDPSTIVRRRRSPAPPGDGSERPYSCQICGKRFRRAETLRRHNRVHTGEKPHACDVCGKMFREPFHLTKHLTVHSGQKNYKCNLCGKMFAYAQSLVRHGKLHRKGEIDSQGRRVKGAAAAAAAAAAAISQVGNTGNADYFSSCSQGEKSPTSGTPSQRLYTCTVCWKSFRHYFHLTAHQQTVHGGGVGLEKSFRCEVCGKAFAYSNSLVRHKLSQHGIDRNGQRVNQSQPSGYSPLFYDSGSGTNYPGSSHMQQGAAGQQQQQQQPPPPQPPPPPQQPQQLQQHPFHYRSKNFQKRHGQTKKQRKKKRRVLIHSIMRDGKLVGVPLSKDTRRKLIALRRKRGRLQAQVNKKKLLAQLRVKGCVMRVKSWCGGAVRVTGLTSMEVPIKRFPCPICPSTTYARQGSLLLHHAVRHPTRTSDRHARLRCQVCGKRTSSLHKALKHRGHHLKQAAFQCSKCRHRFWSPRLLARHKFCCRGGTSNSGNWELVKMKSPPSLEQSESDHSPVQLTVPVLVLPERSTVLTEYSQ